The following nucleotide sequence is from Coffea eugenioides isolate CCC68of chromosome 10, Ceug_1.0, whole genome shotgun sequence.
GCGCATTTCAGACCGCGACCTCTTGCATTTCTAAACCTGCTCCTGTTATAAAGActgaaaaaataaacaaatgacAGGGATTCCCACATCAGCTCCAaacaaatgtcaaaataaagcAGGTAATAGAGCACTGCGCTGATTATGAGGTAATACAATCAAAATAATCGGCGCGCATTTTTGCAAAATACAATGCAAACTATATAGTTAAACATACTAGAGCCATTTCTGCAAAATACAATCCGAACGTTTAAAGCCCATTTCTGCCGAATATCGGAATTGCTCCATTCCACAATCAGACGATTTCTTGTTTCCGTGGAAGTGAGCTCCAGATACTATTCGTAACATGTTCAGGGTAAGCAAGTACAAGGAAGCATCTACAGAGAATTCTTTAGAACAACTAATTTCTACATTTAAATGGAACCAAAGACTCCTCAGCTCCACCCAACtgaggggaaaaaaatataGATGCTCAACGCCATCCGCAGTTGAGCAAAAGTTGGACTAGTAAAATCAGGAAGCAGCGGATAATAGCGAATATTAGTGAAAAAGATAAGAGCTTTAGCTTACCAATATGGAAGAGGACGTTGGGAAAAGAAAGCCGAAATTGAGAGCCACGCTTCATTGCTACGAGAATTTAGATTCAGGGACCGTTGCGGAGGAGAAACCAAACACTGCATCTTCAACTCCCTCTGCTCTGCTGTGTTTGTTTGTGTACTTTTGGATTAGAGAGGACGAAGTACCTGCGCGGGCAGGATATATCATCGTTATATACGTCGCCCACCCGACCCGCTTCAACTGATTCGGGCTGTAATCTTGGCCGAAGGAAGAAAACTTGGGCACTCAGTTTTATGTTCAACCGATTGTTAGCATGGTGTTGGTCCCAGATTGTGGCCCAATTATCCGTTTCTGATAATCTAATGTGCACTACCAGTCTTAGTAGGGGGACGACACCAGATAACTGAGCAGCTTTGGATATTGGGTTCACTTCAAAATTGAAAGCCCAAAGGATTCGTTTTCCGTCGTCTAGAATACATCAGCAAATTATTTGATCAGGACGTCAAATCAAATGAAAAGTAGTAAATAACCTAAAATTTCAACGTCTCGGTCCGTAAAGGGAAATAGGCCACCGGCTTGTCCGATAAATATTTTTTAGGCCAACAGGAAAAGACTATAACTCACTTGTTGGAACATCACATGCAACTCTGTCGCGGCTTCCACTGCAGTCCACCAGAAGAAACCGCCATTCCTCGTATCCACCCAATTGCTGTGGGattgtctctttttttttctttttttttttaaacttttggTCTTTAACTCAAATTGTTTCTGGTAgacatttatcaaaattaacaCTTCAAATGAAACTTTGGATGAATCAGACTTGTCGTTGAGTGCATTCTGCAATTAAAAGGATTACAAAATAATCCACAGCCTATAGGCACACGACGTGCCACCCATCAGGGTTCCGGAGAAGATTAGGGGAAGCAGGAGGCGAAGGAAATGCGCCGGTTGAATTTGTGGTGAAGAGAGATTGGGGATAAATAGTGGTGGCAGTCCAAGAGATTCATAAAGGAGCCCTTTGCAATACTAAAGAAACCTGTTCTAGCGGGTTGCTACAGGGTCTGTTATCCTGCTAGGACTcattgtccttttttttttttaatcaattttcatcatttacCTCTACTCCATGTTCTAATCTAACTCATTTTAAAGATAACCCAACAGAGTCACGGAAGTCCATATGAATTTAAGAAAAGCCACAGTAAATAACAATTTTTATAAAAGACAAGATTTCAACCCTTAACATCCCACCTCACGAGACATATGGTGGCCAACTACTCTAGAGGTAGTTGGTTTACTAGGGCTCGTTGTTGCTCCTTATTTTTTCCCTATCTAAAGGTGAGCCCACGTAAACTGGTAAAGACGTTCCTTTTGCAGAGATTCATCGAGTTCAAAAGAGTGtgaaaatgcagaaaaaatcATCACCAGAGATAAACACTACTCACCTATTGAACAGAATATACAACAAAACGATTTAACAAAAACAAATATTCCTCTATAGCTGAATTTGCTCGATTGAAAATAGCAATGCCTCCGCCCATTTTTCACAGAACTTCTCGTTGGTAACCTGGGACAGCACCTAAATCGTTCAAGCAAAGAGGAGATAAGACAACTAAAATCTGATTGAATCTGTTATACCAGCAATCCTTAGGCAAAACCACATCCCACAGCTCTACACCGCTATATAGTCAGGAACAAGTAAAAGCCACCGATCCCTGGGGCCTTGCCTTCATCAATCCAGATGAAGGTAGCCATGTTTcaggagggaaaagaaaattggTTTCAGAGGCTGGAAGGAGAAGGTTACTGCATTGTAAACTTCTTTTTACTGAAGAACCCTCGCATTCGAACAACAAAACTACAGAAGCCATGCAATTGCCATATAACTGCAAATCTGCAAGATGTCCATTAACTCGAGATCAACAAGAACCATATGCATGGCAACTTTATCCTGACTCATACTGCATCTTCCACTGCAAGGCAAACTGTTCAACTAGCTTTTTACGAAGTCCTTGAGAGAAAATGGCGGATGCCCTTCCTAGGAATTCAGAGAAAAATTAGTCATACAGAATTTGAGCCCAGGATGAATAACTAAACGTGCAAAAACTACAAAGCAAGGAATAGAGGGTACTCCATTATTGTATGTTCCTTACACACTGAGCAACCAAAATATTCAACCTTCACCTAAATCCTACATCAAATGACGTTTCTACTAGCCTCAATTGCCACTCTACCATTATGCAGTTTCCTCTCAATGAGACTTGGGCAATCCACATTTATGAATATTACAATTTAAGATGATGAGACAAGTGAACCATGCAAATCCTTCTAATATAATGCCCTTGcttcctttctcttctttttgctCTTTCTAAATTCGTTTTGCATCATCAAACTGTCATTTGTTAGAAAATGAAACAAGTAAACCTTAAGCATAACTTCACAAATTAATcaacaaaaagaaagaggaaaccaTGTGTAACATCAAACCTTTCCACACTCTTCACCCAAGCATTGTCTAACAACTGTCATCTGCTGTACTAGCCTTTCTAATGCAGAATAGCTCGGCAGGTTGGCGTGTGCTGGCATTAAAATAAGTCAAGCAGTGGAAAACAAacataagaattaaaagcattataAATTTGAAGCTATAGGAATTAGGTATATAGACATGTTTAAGCAAAAATAATTTCCAGGAGAAAAACACAGAAAAGTTTTGCCACGAATGCACTAGTAAGAGGCAAACAGTATTTAAAAGAAACACACCAAGAATGGCTCGATTTAGACTATCTGCAACATGCTGCCGGTACTCCGAGCTTAGAAGATGAAACATTGGGGATTTCTCTGGCTCTTCATATGCCAGTAGAGCAATAAAATCCTGAATCAACAATCAGTTTGTAACCTGAAAGCAAGCTGGCAATTGAAAGGTAAATTTGAAGATAACTCAGCTAGCTTATGAACATACCTCAAGTTTTTTCAGGTGTTTCTGCACCTTCCCAAAAGGAGTCAACTCTGATTGAGCAAATCCAAGCGCTTCTGTGCTGCCATAGAAATAGAAGTTTAGCCAAGAAGATGATCAGACACAACGCAAGTCAGAAAAGACCATGCAACTTTGCTCACCATTTCCTTGAGCACACAAGTTCAACAAAACGAAGGCTTAAAAGATCAAAATGTAAGTCCTTATTTTTCTCCAATAAGTCAGGTGCAATCTGTCCAGTCAACTCAATGGCCTCCAAAGCATTCCCCTCTAATGCAGAATGAAATATTTCTGAGCAAAAAATTTGCAACATCATCACTTAACTATGCCATATAAAGATGTGGGAAACCGCAATAAATATGATACAGCAAACTCATAATCAGGACACAATGCACTCAAGAAAACTGCACAAAAAGCTGGCTTGTAGAACTCTAATCTAACTTCTTACGCCATTCAAAGAACTACAATCCACCATGTATCCTCCAACATCAGCTTCTGACCACTAGTTCTTCAAAGGGAAAGCAAGTCACCAACAAATATTAACTTTGACAGTAGGTCCAGAACTGATTACTATTTGATACCTCAAACTTATTAGCCACCTCATACATTATTAGAGAAGATGACAGACGAAAAATATTATCATGCCAAATAAAAACTATTAAAGAAGATGACACACGAAAAATATTATCAGGATACATTTCCAAAATATGCCAATTCAGAATATCAGGTTTAACAGATTTACCACAAGCTTTCAAATTTGAGACGATTAAGAATCATAGATCTCATTTCACAAATATTACTCTATCTATTGGTAATTAAAGATAAACAcctactttttcttttctccatgTCCTCGAGATGATCAACTGACTGCCTCATTGTAGTTGAGGAAGTAAAAGATTCCACAGTGTCTTTGAAGCAATTGTGGACAAGATATGACAGGACAATGTTGTGGATATCACTGTCATTAATGGCCTGTCAAAAAGGCATGCAAAATTGAAGTTGAAGAGCGTCATAGAGTTTTTTCAATAAACGAGCAACAGGACTCTATTTTGATCTTTATTGTGTACGGAATTAACATCTATGGGATCAACACTGCTCAGAAGACTTTGGGACGATTAAGGCCAACAGGTCAAACTGAAGAGTGCCTCCAGAGGTATGTTTCATCCAAGATAAACATGAAGTCATGGATAGTTAAGATGTTAATGCAAAAGACTAAAATTACAGACAGATAACAAGAACATAGGCAAAAATAAATTCCAAAAAGTAATGCATCACAAGAAGGCCTTTTAACTATTAGCAGTTTGAGCAAGTTTCAAGCCTGAAGTGCATAAATTAGTAGTTAACCGCGTTTAATTCCTACCacattcccttttttttttttttggtagatttTCCTATCAACATTGAAATGTATCACAATTGAGAAAGTACATGCCTTTGAACTTCTCTATCTTCTGTCCAAGTGTATGTCAAAAGCATCACTTTACTATAACAATATCCAAAACTCCACAACGAGACAGGTATAATGAAGAGTTACAACTGATCATGTCAAACAAAGACGATATCAGTATATTCCTCACCTGACCATGGGAGCAAAAGCTAAAAGCCAAAATGGTCCAATTTCCCTTTGCACAATttatccttttttcttttacttcaaTCAATGATTAAACAGTTTAAATACTAAAAAAACAATCAGTttaccaaaaatccaattcaacaatGTACAGTGATTCTTATTCCAGACTGATCTTCCAGTAACTAACCACGTCTACTCCCTCCGGTCTCCCTCGATTAATACGAtagaaaacaagaagaagaagaagagaagaaaaccatctttttaaaaaaattcaacttGCTGCTGAACATTGCATGACACAAATTTTCCCAAAGACAAACATGTAGTTCTCCAAAACCCTCGTACCTTATAATTTTCTTTGTTATACTTTTGCTGGGCTCCGAGGAAAAGACCCACAATTAATTTCCAAAACCCAAATTAAAATCAAAACTGACAAACCCTTGCTCATTCGAGTTGGTTCAGAAAGTCAACATCAATGAcaaattcaaaaattaaaaaaaaaatcgagaGAAATAGGATAAACCCAGATTGAGGAAAACAAGCGGAGCTTACGACATTCTCGTATTGCCGAGGATCAATATCCATAATTGGCACCGACAAGATATTATCCGGAGAATCTATGCTGCTGTTTTTAagggaaataaaaaaagaaaaaaagaaaaggatgtTCGTAGCGTATTTCCTTGTGTGCTTAAATATGAAGAATAGCGTGGCGTGGCAGAGATACGTGTCTCATAGCTTCAGCGTATTTGACGTACCGTATCCTGCTGGTAGACGCTGGTCCATGGTTAGGAAATTTGGCCTTTTTTGATTAACCAGGAAGGGGCGCTAAAGATCGATCTTTCCAGGTAGACGGTGACTATAACAATTTCAGACTTTAAAGCATAGTTTTGGGCACAGGATTTgcactggaaaaaaaaatactggtATGAAAAAGAATTAACTTTTATAGGATCAGAGATTCAGAATTAGGTTTTTTTAGGAAATATGACACTGGACTCGCATTTTTATATGCTCCCTCGTGGGAGAACCGCAATTAATAAAGGGATAAttacacaaacctcccctgaggtttctaataCTTACACTGACACCCcttgaagttttaaaaatttcgcTAACCTCCCCTAATAGAGATTTGAGGCCCTTTGCTTACATTGTGATAGCTGAAATTACCGCTTCGTCCTATGAATTTGGGACTAATGACTAACGTAAATATGGGGAACAAAtgcatctgaattaattaattacATTTAACTAGAATAATAGAAATTTGATGTCTAATTAAGCTGATCAATAGTCCGTTACAGAAAGGCACCAATTGAGGAAGAAATTTGGCACCATTTTTGTGACTGGTATGATTTGACAAGGATGATTGAACAAGtttaggggaggtttgtgaaattatcccattaataaaagaaaatcaaatttgCTGTTTTGCACCGTCTACCCTCCTTGCTGGTTAAGTGGTTTTTCCTTACCATTGGGCAAATAAATGTACCTTGAAAGAGCCCAGATGATTAATTTAGACATTGGATTGTTACAAAATAGCCCATGAACTTTAGATTCCCCTACATTTTTTCGTGGGCAATTGGGCTTTAGTCCCCCACGTGAATGGGCTGGTGGTTGGCGCCTCTTTCTCGGGACCGTCAGGTCTTGGGGTCGAACCTCCGCAGCAACATCGGCTTCTCCGTGCATCTAACGTGCTAGGTCTGGTTGGGGCGCTGGACCGGGCCGGAGTGGGATTAGTCGGACCGCCTTTACGGACTTGACCCGGACATCCACtccgtcgacaaaaaaaaaaaaaaaaaaaaaaatttgggctTTAGTGCTAACGTAATccataattttttcattttttattttagtttccAATTGTGCGTGTTGGATGATTTCTAGCCATCTTTGCAATGAAATTACCTTCTTTTGTTCTTCTCGAAAGGAAAAAAGGGATTTTTTTTCGTTCTTctgtttcttgattttgaggTTCTATTCGTTCTATTTCTTCTATCTCTTTCATTACATTTCTTTATCAAGCCAAAGTTTTGAGCACTTGTAAATACTTTTGATGTATATCTTATGAGAACTTTAATTTCACAGTGTAATATATGGGTAGGTTCAACCATCTCTCTCAAGGTTTAGAGTcttcaataaaaataaataaatagaatagAATAGAGTATAATAGCCTTGGACAAGCTCCTCATGTCACGTGGAGGCACTTGTGGACTCAATATGATTGTTTAGTTGGCTGTGACTCAATATGCATTTGATAAAAACTGAAGtgaaatttgaatttgttaagTTACTAAATTATTAAGTATTGAAATATTAATATTTGAGAGTACTGTGCGTTAAATGATAAATAAACAACTTATCACTTGTTGTTTTAAGTAAGTTTTGTCTAAATAATTTAGAggcatttaaatttaattaattaagacgttctattttttttatttaagtaagATTTGCTTAAGCAATGCAGagccatttaattaattaagagTTTATATTCGTTATTATCATATACGTTTGAACATATCAACACGTGAATCCGATTAACACATCTAAACATAAATTTTGaacccattaaatttaaatattaaattagatTATCAGTGAAATGCGAAAAGATCAGCACACGAATCTAAGGGAAAAAAACAAAACCATAGCTTTTGTTGAGGCAAATAGGTTCTAGATTGTAACACACTCAGGTTACTTTAACCTATGTGACACATTCAGGTTTTGCCTTAACATATTCATTATGCCATGCCATGCTCCACAAACTTTCAACATGTTAGAATGGTGAAAATCGTAGTAAAAGAAAGTCAGTCCGATATTTTTTCTAAGCTAGCTAATGACTTTTGTACTACCAGTATGGCCTTCGGCAACTTTGGCTGGTTGCAGGTTTTCCATTTCTTCTAGTGAAGTCAATGGCAGCTATGAGGTGATATTAGTGGAAGGTAAAAAGATTACCTaagagaagaaacaaaaatgaaagGAACTTAACATATGAAAACCTATAGGGCTATAAAATTCTCAGAAACTATAGGAAAATCAATCATATTAACTTGGTTGGTTGAAATTTTAAGGTAAATGTAAATGCTAATTGATATAGCATTCAATTTTCGGCGCAAGTTTTGAGTTATTCCACCCGTGTGGTGTGTATGGTAAGTGGTAACAGCTAGAAAAGAAGACAAAACACTGGGTAACGGGTAGGTGGAGACAGAAGAAGGAAAAACACCTAGTAACTTCTCGAGCAGCAGAAAAACTGAAAAGTCATTATCTAGATTTAATACATGCATGGTTCGTTCGATAGatgattttttctttattggGTGCCCTACGAGAAAGACGTGTTCAATTGAGTAACCACCAAAATGAGGGAATCATTTGTTAGCATGAATTACCACAAACGAAGAAAAAAAGGTTCATGGTTGGATTCGACCAATTGACTTCGACTGATCAGTACAGTTATCTGCTGTACACTTGTGTGTGGTCATCCCCTTATGTCCCTGCTGGTCGCGGCAAACTGGAACTTTCCTAGGCAcaaaaatccaaccaataatAAAAAAGGCGTATGTTTCTC
It contains:
- the LOC113750901 gene encoding glucose-induced degradation protein 8 homolog isoform X3; translated protein: MRQSVDHLEDMEKRKKIFHSALEGNALEAIELTGQIAPDLLEKNKDLHFDLLSLRFVELVCSRKCTEALGFAQSELTPFGKVQKHLKKLEDFIALLAYEEPEKSPMFHLLSSEYRQHVADSLNRAILAHANLPSYSALERLVQQMTVVRQCLGEECGKEGHPPFSLKDFVKS
- the LOC113750901 gene encoding glucose-induced degradation protein 8 homolog isoform X1, with product MDIDPRQYENVAINDSDIHNIVLSYLVHNCFKDTVESFTSSTTMRQSVDHLEDMEKRKKIFHSALEGNALEAIELTGQIAPDLLEKNKDLHFDLLSLRFVELVCSRKCTEALGFAQSELTPFGKVQKHLKKLEDFIALLAYEEPEKSPMFHLLSSEYRQHVADSLNRAILAHANLPSYSALERLVQQMTVVRQCLGEECGKEGHPPFSLKDFVKS
- the LOC113750901 gene encoding glucose-induced degradation protein 8 homolog isoform X2, whose amino-acid sequence is MDIDPRQYENVAINDSDIHNIVLSYLVHNCFKDTVESFTSSTTMRQSVDHLEDMEKRKKIFHSALEGNALEAIELTGQIAPDLLEKNKDLHFDLLSLRFVELVCSRKCTEALGFAQSELTPFGKVQKHLKKLEDFIALLAYEEPEKSPMFHLLSSEYRQHVADSLNRAILAHANLPSYSALERLVQQMTVVRQCLGEECGKFDDAKRI